In Bacillus weihaiensis, the genomic stretch CAAGTGACACCTTAAATTAGAAGATTCACAGGGACGTGAATCAACATACATTCAGGGAGGAAACATTAAAATGAGAATTAATCATAATATCGCAGCTTTAAACACTTATCGTCAGTTGAATAGTGCTTCAACTGCACAATCTAAATCTATGGAGAAATTATCTTCAGGTCTTCGTATTAACCGTGCAGGAGATGATGCTGCAGGTCTAGCAATCTCTGAAAAAATGCGTGGACAAATTCGTGGTTTAGACCAAGCATCTCGTAATGCTCAAGATGGTATAAGCTTGATTCAAACTGCCGAAGGTGCATTAAATGAAACTCACGATATTCTTCAACGTATGCGTGAATTATCTGTTCAAGCTTCTAATGATACAAACACCGATACTGACCGTGGAGCAATTCAAAAGGAAATTGACCAATTAACAAATGAGATTGACCGTATTGGTAATACAACACAGTTTAACAATAAAAATTTATTAGATGGCTCTCAATCTCAAAGTGTAACTTTAAATAATACAAATACCAAAGTACTAAAAGCCGAAGTAGTAACTAGCACAGAAACAGGAACCTACTCACTTCAAGTAGCAAATAAGAGTACTACTGCTGCAAATTTAGCGGCTAATGGAACTGGGGTTACAAGTGCAGATATTACTATTAATGATACTGGTTTCGATGTAAATCAATCATATTCAGTTAAAGTTGAAGATGGTAGTAATAGTGGTAAAAAATTAACTTTTATGAGTGAAGATGGTACTGTTATTGATACACAAGATGATGTAGATGTATCAAGTGCTGTTAGTTTAGACGCAAGTGGCACAACAACATTAGGAATTGGTGCTGGTAAAATTACTGGAAACGGTACTATGAAATTTGATATTGGTATTAAGGCTGACTATACGGTAACTAATACTACGACTAACCAAGCTACAGCTAAAACTTTGACAACAACTGATGGTACTGTTAATGTTGGGGCATTCCAATTAACGGTTGATAAAACTTTAACTGATGCTACTGATGCTACTGCATTAGGAGTAAGTGGTGAAGCAGTTCAGTTGCAAATTGGTGCAAATGAAGACCAAAATATGCTAGTTGCAGTTAGAGATATGAGAGCACAAAATTTAGGTGTGGATAATATTGATGTTTCTTCATACGATAATGCTAAAGATGCAATTTCTACTATTGACAATGCTATAAAAACTGTATCAGAAGAACGTTCAAAACTTGGTGCATACCAAAACCGTTTAGAACACACAATTAACAACTTAGGTACATCTTCTGAAAACCTAACAGCTGCAGAATCACGTGTTCGTGACGTAGATTATGCTTTAGCTGCATAAGCAGTGAAAAGCACAGTCGTCCTAGCTGGTAACGGCTAGAGATCATAATCGGGTGAATTGCTGGAAACCCCTTAGAGCTTTTCTTACCACAACGTAGTTGGAAACGACATGCGTGATTGGTTTGAAAAAAGAAAAGATTGGGCAATCAGCAGCCAAGCTCCTGTCTCGAAAGAGTGGAGAAGGTTCAACGACTAGGATAGACCATCTAAGGTGAAAGCTATGGTGATGAAATCCGTAGGTGAAA encodes the following:
- a CDS encoding flagellin, with translation MRINHNIAALNTYRQLNSASTAQSKSMEKLSSGLRINRAGDDAAGLAISEKMRGQIRGLDQASRNAQDGISLIQTAEGALNETHDILQRMRELSVQASNDTNTDTDRGAIQKEIDQLTNEIDRIGNTTQFNNKNLLDGSQSQSVTLNNTNTKVLKAEVVTSTETGTYSLQVANKSTTAANLAANGTGVTSADITINDTGFDVNQSYSVKVEDGSNSGKKLTFMSEDGTVIDTQDDVDVSSAVSLDASGTTTLGIGAGKITGNGTMKFDIGIKADYTVTNTTTNQATAKTLTTTDGTVNVGAFQLTVDKTLTDATDATALGVSGEAVQLQIGANEDQNMLVAVRDMRAQNLGVDNIDVSSYDNAKDAISTIDNAIKTVSEERSKLGAYQNRLEHTINNLGTSSENLTAAESRVRDVDYALAA